In a single window of the Micromonospora sp. WMMD1155 genome:
- a CDS encoding trehalase family glycosidase — MTVAPSGPEFGIQDIPFSYRGSWFNLSPVVAEKTYADDLHLVSHQTGLHPVLRLAPTVPDTTVVATPALLTWRSGGDRIEAVYDGPDTLRIRGRRLGLRVAAAAGTLTPFSGTYLYLDPVDGSHVFTSYETGRRYRVTVLSGTLARTDGVEALGTADRSLDLPADQPWEIAIEEYATARRRYDGSVPFERLCRDRLTEFTTFVDAIAPWRSPDTPAAELAAYVLWSATVAPAGFVGRPAVLMSKHWMDKVWSWDHCFNAIALAAGEPELAWHQFHLPFDHQDEAGALPDSITHSEVLHNYVKPPIHGWALRHLRRLLPQQPDRAALAQTYDRLARWTRFWLDARRAPGQDLPHYQHGNDSGWDNATTFDDGRVLQTADLAAFLVAQLRCLADLAGELGEPADEWSREADRICAAMLHDLWDGERFLARSPHTGQRRASRSLLDLMPIALGADLPAPVAATLARGVEAHLTTHGPATEPTDSAHYLADGYWRGPIWAPSTVLVEDGLRRAGQTGIADEISRRFLALCEKSGFAENFDAETGAGLRDRAYTWTASSYLILAAAQEQRRGTGG, encoded by the coding sequence ATGACCGTCGCCCCGTCCGGTCCGGAGTTCGGAATCCAGGACATCCCCTTCAGCTACCGAGGATCCTGGTTCAACCTCTCCCCGGTGGTAGCCGAGAAGACGTACGCCGACGATCTGCACCTGGTCTCCCACCAGACCGGTCTGCACCCCGTACTGCGCCTCGCCCCCACGGTCCCCGACACCACTGTCGTCGCCACCCCGGCGCTGCTGACCTGGCGCAGCGGCGGCGACCGGATCGAGGCCGTCTACGACGGGCCGGACACCCTGCGGATCCGGGGACGGCGGCTCGGTCTGCGGGTGGCCGCGGCGGCCGGCACCCTGACCCCGTTCAGCGGCACCTACCTGTATCTCGACCCGGTCGACGGGTCACACGTGTTCACCTCGTACGAGACCGGTCGCCGCTACCGGGTCACCGTGCTCTCCGGCACCCTCGCGCGGACCGACGGCGTGGAGGCGCTCGGCACCGCCGACCGGTCCCTGGACCTCCCCGCCGACCAGCCCTGGGAGATCGCGATCGAGGAGTACGCGACCGCCCGCCGCCGGTACGACGGGTCCGTCCCGTTCGAGCGGTTGTGCCGTGACCGGCTGACGGAGTTCACCACGTTCGTCGACGCGATCGCCCCGTGGCGGAGCCCGGACACACCGGCAGCGGAACTGGCCGCGTACGTCCTGTGGTCGGCGACCGTCGCCCCGGCGGGCTTCGTCGGCCGCCCGGCCGTCCTGATGTCCAAGCACTGGATGGACAAGGTGTGGAGCTGGGACCACTGCTTCAACGCCATCGCCCTGGCCGCCGGAGAGCCCGAGCTGGCCTGGCACCAGTTCCACCTGCCCTTCGACCACCAGGACGAGGCCGGCGCCCTACCCGACTCGATCACCCACTCCGAGGTCCTGCACAACTACGTCAAGCCCCCCATCCACGGCTGGGCGCTGCGCCACCTGCGTCGACTCCTCCCGCAGCAACCGGACCGGGCGGCGCTGGCCCAGACGTACGACCGGCTGGCCCGCTGGACCCGGTTCTGGCTCGACGCACGGCGGGCACCCGGTCAGGACCTACCCCACTACCAGCACGGCAACGACAGCGGCTGGGACAACGCGACCACCTTCGACGACGGCCGGGTCCTCCAGACAGCCGACCTGGCCGCATTCCTGGTCGCGCAGCTCCGCTGCCTGGCCGACCTCGCCGGCGAGCTGGGTGAGCCCGCCGACGAGTGGTCCCGGGAGGCCGACCGGATCTGCGCGGCGATGCTGCACGACCTGTGGGACGGCGAACGGTTCCTGGCCCGCAGCCCGCACACCGGTCAGCGGCGGGCGAGCCGCAGCCTGCTCGACCTGATGCCCATCGCACTCGGCGCGGACCTGCCCGCGCCGGTCGCCGCGACCCTGGCGCGCGGCGTCGAAGCGCACCTGACCACGCACGGGCCGGCCACCGAGCCGACCGACTCGGCCCACTACCTCGCCGACGGCTACTGGCGTGGCCCGATCTGGGCGCCCTCCACCGTCCTGGTCGAGGACGGTCTGCGGCGGGCCGGGCAGACCGGGATCGCCGACGAGATCAGTCGACGGTTCCTCGCGCTGTGCGAGAAGTCCGGTTTCGCGGAGAACTTCGACGCCGAGACCGGTGCCGGCCTCCGGGACCGCGCGTACACCTGGACGGCCAGCAGCTACCTCATCCTGGCGGCCGCCCAGGAACAACGGCGTGGCACCGGCGGGTAG
- a CDS encoding LacI family DNA-binding transcriptional regulator, which produces MNIGEIARRAGVSRSTVSYVLSGKRAVSEATRQRIQAVIDELDYRPNASARALKEGRTRTLGLVIPPASQRLTDMQLGFVASVVEAAARHDLDVLLSPSGGDHDRSFERIVTGRRVDGVILMEIRLEDDRVTRLAKAGLPFVTIGRTAEPHGMSWIDIDYAGLIARCVHHLADLGHRQVALVNRSAELVAAGYGPSHRALAGFRAAAAERGLTGVEVCCGDDTASGEACVEQLLATHPDVTAVATINEAALPGMQRALTGAGMAVPGDFSVTGVAAQHWAEDFRPPLTAADVPMVEMGAEAVSLLLETIAERGAVPRHRLYTPPISLRSSTGPVPTR; this is translated from the coding sequence ATGAACATCGGCGAGATCGCCCGCCGGGCGGGGGTGTCCCGCAGCACCGTGTCGTACGTGTTGAGCGGGAAACGGGCGGTGTCGGAGGCGACCCGGCAGCGGATCCAGGCCGTCATCGACGAGCTGGACTACCGGCCGAACGCGAGCGCCCGAGCGTTGAAGGAGGGGCGGACCCGCACCCTCGGCCTGGTGATCCCCCCGGCGAGTCAGCGGCTGACCGACATGCAGTTGGGTTTCGTCGCCAGTGTCGTCGAGGCGGCCGCCCGTCACGACCTTGATGTGCTGCTGTCCCCGTCCGGCGGTGACCACGACCGGTCGTTCGAGCGGATCGTCACCGGGCGTCGGGTCGACGGCGTGATCCTGATGGAGATCCGCCTGGAGGACGACCGGGTGACCCGGTTGGCCAAGGCCGGTCTGCCCTTCGTCACGATCGGTCGGACGGCGGAGCCGCACGGCATGAGCTGGATCGACATCGACTACGCCGGCCTGATCGCCAGGTGCGTGCACCACCTGGCCGATCTGGGTCACCGGCAGGTGGCGCTCGTGAACCGCTCGGCCGAGTTGGTGGCCGCGGGGTACGGCCCCAGCCACCGGGCGCTGGCCGGTTTCCGGGCGGCCGCGGCGGAGCGGGGCCTGACCGGGGTGGAGGTCTGCTGCGGCGACGACACCGCCTCCGGCGAGGCGTGTGTGGAGCAGTTGCTCGCAACGCACCCGGACGTCACCGCGGTGGCGACGATCAACGAGGCCGCCCTGCCCGGGATGCAGCGGGCGTTGACCGGTGCCGGGATGGCCGTGCCGGGCGACTTCTCGGTCACCGGGGTCGCCGCCCAGCACTGGGCGGAGGACTTCCGCCCCCCGTTGACGGCGGCCGACGTGCCGATGGTCGAGATGGGTGCCGAGGCCGTGTCGTTGCTGCTGGAGACCATCGCCGAGCGTGGCGCCGTGCCACGACACCGCCTCTACACGCCGCCCATCTCGTTGCGGTCCAGCACCGGCCCGGTGCCGACGCGCTGA
- a CDS encoding alpha/beta fold hydrolase, with protein sequence MPGRTQVLLIQGGGAGVHDEWDDKLFDSLSRELGDAYEVRYPRMPKEADPDYATWSVAIRREIASLEDGAVVVGHSVGGTILVNTLAERPPERQLGAIVLVSAPFVGAGGWEAGGFEVPYDLGARLPRDVPVHVFHGLRDETAPPSHADLYAGVIPQARLHRLPGRDHQLNNDLGEVARVVEGDARGSADQAGR encoded by the coding sequence ATGCCGGGACGTACCCAGGTCCTGTTGATCCAGGGCGGCGGCGCCGGCGTGCACGACGAGTGGGACGACAAGCTGTTCGACAGCTTGAGTCGGGAGCTCGGCGACGCCTACGAGGTCCGCTACCCGCGGATGCCGAAGGAAGCCGACCCCGATTACGCCACCTGGAGCGTGGCCATCCGGCGGGAGATCGCTTCCCTGGAGGACGGGGCGGTCGTCGTGGGCCACTCGGTGGGCGGGACGATCCTCGTCAACACGCTCGCCGAGCGGCCACCGGAGCGGCAGCTCGGCGCCATCGTGCTGGTCTCCGCCCCCTTCGTCGGTGCGGGCGGCTGGGAGGCCGGTGGGTTCGAGGTGCCGTACGACCTCGGCGCGAGGCTGCCGCGCGACGTGCCGGTGCACGTGTTCCACGGCCTCCGGGACGAGACCGCCCCACCGTCGCACGCCGACCTGTACGCCGGCGTCATCCCGCAGGCGCGGCTGCATCGGCTGCCCGGCCGCGATCACCAGCTGAACAACGACCTGGGCGAGGTGGCGAGAGTCGTCGAGGGCGACGCCCGAGGGTCGGCTGACCAGGCTGGTCGCTGA
- a CDS encoding VanZ family protein: MVKGWHGWFGTFNGVVLITIAVLPLAALVVWALARRRADRSTALRMSLAEVGIVYGTVPWVWMIMLPGDQAGVAPGRVSLVPLRDLLTIVSDGGPVTATVQVVGNLLVFAALGFLAPLRFAALASVPRILALAAACSVLVEAAQYLLRLDRVSSVDDVLLNAAGAGLAALASRRWWATTRVPVEPRRPAPAH, encoded by the coding sequence ATGGTCAAGGGGTGGCACGGCTGGTTCGGCACGTTCAACGGCGTCGTCCTCATCACGATCGCCGTGCTGCCGCTTGCCGCACTGGTGGTGTGGGCGCTGGCCCGTCGCCGGGCCGACAGAAGCACGGCGTTGCGGATGTCGCTGGCCGAGGTCGGCATCGTCTACGGCACGGTGCCGTGGGTCTGGATGATCATGTTGCCGGGTGACCAGGCCGGTGTCGCCCCCGGTCGGGTGAGCCTGGTGCCCCTGCGGGACCTGCTCACGATCGTCTCCGACGGAGGGCCGGTGACCGCGACGGTCCAGGTCGTCGGCAACCTGCTGGTGTTCGCGGCGCTGGGGTTCCTCGCCCCGCTACGGTTCGCGGCGCTGGCGTCGGTGCCGCGCATTCTCGCGCTCGCGGCGGCCTGCTCCGTCCTGGTCGAGGCCGCCCAGTACCTCCTGCGGCTGGACCGGGTGTCGTCGGTGGACGACGTGCTGCTCAACGCGGCCGGGGCAGGGCTGGCCGCGCTGGCGTCGCGCCGCTGGTGGGCCACCACGCGAGTACCCGTCGAACCACGTCGGCCGGCCCCGGCACACTGA
- a CDS encoding class I SAM-dependent methyltransferase, translating to MDRDKVRQAYASVADLYIELFGTRERVDPDDLALIGRHLATRTGPVLDLGCGPGHLTGHLRSLGVDATGIDLVPEFIAHARATHPDVAFHIGSLESLDVVGGSVAGILAWYSLIHLPPEELDGVLGEFRRVMAPGGALVLGMFDHDEVGPFDHKVVTAYRWPVDEISERLSRAGFVEVERLRRAGEGDQRPHVAIAAVAKDR from the coding sequence GTGGACAGGGACAAGGTTCGGCAGGCGTACGCGTCGGTAGCGGATCTGTACATCGAGCTGTTCGGCACCCGCGAGCGGGTGGACCCCGACGACCTCGCCCTCATCGGGCGACACCTGGCCACCCGGACAGGTCCGGTGCTCGACCTGGGCTGCGGCCCCGGCCACCTCACCGGTCACCTACGGTCGCTGGGCGTCGACGCGACGGGGATCGACCTCGTCCCCGAGTTCATCGCCCACGCCCGGGCGACCCACCCCGACGTCGCGTTCCACATCGGCTCGCTGGAGAGCCTCGACGTCGTCGGCGGCTCGGTCGCGGGCATCCTGGCCTGGTACTCGTTGATCCACCTGCCACCGGAGGAGCTCGACGGGGTGCTCGGCGAGTTCCGGCGAGTGATGGCCCCCGGTGGCGCGTTGGTGCTGGGCATGTTCGACCACGACGAGGTCGGCCCCTTCGACCACAAGGTCGTGACCGCCTACCGATGGCCGGTCGACGAGATCTCGGAACGACTCAGCCGGGCCGGTTTCGTGGAGGTCGAACGCCTCCGACGGGCCGGAGAGGGCGACCAGCGCCCGCACGTCGCCATCGCGGCGGTCGCGAAGGACCGGTGA
- a CDS encoding VOC family protein — MRSHLLAVTVESADPVAAARFWAALLNRDVVDDAGAVFLPGDDAQLGLRFVPGRAGRLGANRMHLHLTSADVDEQQHTIATALKLGGDHLDVGQRPEEGHTVLADPAGYAFCVIEPGNAYLAGTGFLGELTCEGTREVGLFWSRALGWPLKWDQNEETAIQSPRGGTKVAWGGPPVAPKEEPNRQRFELVPAADDQQAAVDELVSLGAVRLDVDEDGAVVLADPDGNEFRVRGAGHRSA; from the coding sequence ATGCGTTCGCACCTGCTGGCAGTCACCGTCGAGTCCGCCGATCCGGTTGCTGCGGCGCGGTTCTGGGCAGCGCTGCTGAATCGTGACGTCGTCGACGACGCCGGTGCCGTGTTTCTTCCCGGCGACGACGCCCAACTCGGTCTCCGGTTCGTTCCGGGCCGCGCGGGCCGACTCGGCGCGAACCGGATGCACCTGCACCTGACCAGCGCCGATGTCGACGAGCAGCAGCACACGATCGCGACGGCGCTGAAGCTGGGTGGCGACCACCTCGACGTCGGGCAGCGGCCCGAGGAGGGGCACACCGTCCTGGCCGACCCGGCGGGTTACGCGTTCTGCGTGATCGAGCCCGGCAACGCGTACCTCGCCGGCACCGGCTTCCTCGGTGAGCTGACCTGCGAGGGCACCCGGGAGGTGGGCCTGTTCTGGAGCAGGGCGCTGGGTTGGCCGCTGAAGTGGGACCAGAACGAGGAGACGGCGATCCAGTCACCGCGCGGCGGCACCAAGGTCGCCTGGGGTGGCCCGCCGGTGGCGCCGAAGGAGGAGCCGAACCGGCAACGCTTCGAGCTCGTCCCGGCCGCCGACGACCAGCAGGCGGCGGTCGACGAGTTGGTCTCCCTCGGTGCCGTTCGACTCGATGTCGACGAGGACGGCGCGGTCGTGCTGGCCGATCCGGACGGCAACGAGTTCCGTGTCCGGGGTGCCGGTCACCGCTCCGCGTAG
- a CDS encoding DinB family protein yields MADMSDPDDVKAALHHYLKETRGALIWKLEGLSERDARLPRTATGNNLLGALKHCLNVEASYFGLTFGREFPTPEDLVPIHAFDEDPQADWYAREDETKDGLIELYRRVGVFADQTIDRLPLDAPGQVPWWQPGRQATTLHQIIIHVTCDLARHAGHMDVMREQHDAVIGRRPDSAGVPDGYDWPAYVSKLTKLADRFR; encoded by the coding sequence CTGGCCGACATGTCTGACCCGGACGATGTGAAGGCTGCGCTGCACCACTACCTCAAGGAGACACGCGGGGCCCTGATCTGGAAGTTGGAGGGGCTGAGCGAACGCGATGCCCGGCTCCCGCGTACCGCGACCGGCAACAACCTGCTCGGTGCCCTCAAGCACTGTCTCAACGTCGAAGCGAGCTACTTCGGGCTCACCTTCGGGCGCGAGTTCCCGACGCCCGAGGACCTCGTGCCGATACACGCGTTCGACGAGGACCCGCAGGCGGACTGGTACGCCCGCGAGGACGAGACGAAGGACGGGCTCATCGAGCTGTATCGCCGGGTCGGGGTGTTCGCCGACCAGACGATCGACCGACTTCCACTCGACGCGCCGGGGCAGGTGCCCTGGTGGCAGCCCGGCAGGCAGGCCACCACACTGCACCAGATCATCATCCACGTGACGTGCGACCTCGCCCGGCACGCCGGTCACATGGACGTGATGCGCGAGCAGCACGACGCGGTGATCGGGCGGCGGCCGGACAGCGCCGGTGTCCCCGACGGCTACGACTGGCCGGCGTACGTCAGCAAGCTGACGAAGCTGGCGGACCGTTTCCGCTAG
- a CDS encoding CGNR zinc finger domain-containing protein — MAVLAAGTPAQTAQAWTLLTEDGSELTFRQTFTAAGRPQLQQVTGDPVVGRIVLAVADLVTAGTWSRLRICGNERCAHVFYDTTRSRTQRWHSYEVCGNRTNVAAYRARARSGRASDG; from the coding sequence GTGGCCGTGCTGGCGGCTGGCACACCGGCACAAACCGCCCAGGCGTGGACGCTGTTGACCGAGGACGGGAGCGAACTCACCTTCCGGCAGACCTTCACGGCTGCCGGGCGACCACAGCTTCAGCAGGTGACCGGCGATCCCGTCGTCGGCCGGATCGTGCTCGCCGTCGCCGACCTCGTCACGGCGGGCACCTGGTCGCGGCTGCGCATCTGCGGTAACGAGAGGTGTGCCCACGTCTTCTACGACACGACCCGCAGCCGCACCCAGCGCTGGCACTCCTACGAGGTGTGCGGCAACCGCACGAACGTCGCCGCCTACCGCGCCCGCGCCCGCAGCGGCCGCGCCAGCGACGGGTAG
- a CDS encoding MBL fold metallo-hydrolase, with protein sequence MQYAVHHIRRPGLTRDLPYGPEDLFWVTNTATLVMGEQDAVLIDTFVTAEQNQQLIDWVRSFGRRLTHVYVTHGHGDHFFGLGQIAQAFPGVRAVATDATAAGAEAQVTPDMLTSFWQRLFPGQIPDRLTVPEPLGDDHLELEGQRLDMVETGFTDTAGSTVVWVPALRLIAAGDVAYNDTHPYLAESTTATRREWAATLDRLGELDPAAVVAAHKNPDRPDDPRILAETAAYLREFNQLDADTTTAEELYRAMLDRHPRRINPGSLWSAAQRAKQPALR encoded by the coding sequence ATGCAGTACGCCGTTCATCACATACGCCGGCCGGGTCTGACCCGGGACCTGCCGTACGGCCCGGAGGACCTCTTCTGGGTCACCAACACCGCGACCCTCGTGATGGGTGAGCAGGACGCGGTACTGATCGACACCTTCGTCACCGCCGAGCAGAACCAGCAGTTGATCGACTGGGTGCGGTCGTTCGGGCGCAGGCTGACCCACGTCTACGTCACCCACGGCCACGGTGACCACTTCTTCGGCCTGGGTCAGATCGCGCAGGCGTTTCCCGGCGTACGCGCGGTGGCCACCGACGCGACGGCGGCGGGGGCCGAGGCTCAGGTGACGCCGGACATGCTGACCTCGTTCTGGCAGCGCCTGTTCCCGGGGCAGATCCCCGACCGGCTGACCGTCCCGGAGCCGCTCGGTGACGACCACCTCGAACTCGAAGGACAGCGGTTGGACATGGTCGAAACGGGCTTCACCGACACGGCAGGAAGCACAGTCGTCTGGGTGCCGGCCCTCCGGTTGATCGCGGCCGGCGACGTCGCCTACAACGACACCCACCCGTACCTGGCCGAGAGCACCACCGCGACGCGTCGGGAGTGGGCCGCGACGCTCGACCGGCTCGGCGAGCTCGACCCGGCCGCGGTGGTGGCCGCCCACAAGAATCCGGACCGGCCCGACGATCCCCGGATCCTCGCCGAGACGGCGGCCTACCTTCGCGAGTTCAACCAACTCGACGCCGACACCACGACCGCCGAGGAGTTGTACCGCGCGATGCTCGACAGGCATCCGCGTCGGATCAACCCGGGTTCGCTGTGGAGTGCCGCGCAGCGGGCGAAGCAGCCCGCCCTGCGGTGA
- a CDS encoding TIGR03618 family F420-dependent PPOX class oxidoreductase, translated as MTEPLPAPPTDVQARLARESNVWLCTLRRDGSPHLTPVWFVYVAGTWWIGSDGRSVKVRNVTADPRVSLALEGGDAPVVAEGTARVHRDDFPDTVVEAFAAKYDGWDIGRQGTPDGDRVLLEIPVRRWLLAGTAQ; from the coding sequence GTGACCGAACCCCTCCCCGCCCCACCGACGGACGTCCAGGCACGCCTGGCCCGGGAATCGAACGTCTGGCTGTGCACATTGCGGCGGGACGGCTCCCCGCACCTGACGCCGGTCTGGTTCGTCTACGTCGCCGGTACCTGGTGGATCGGCAGCGACGGCCGCAGCGTCAAGGTCCGCAACGTCACGGCCGACCCACGGGTGTCCCTGGCCCTGGAAGGCGGCGACGCCCCCGTGGTGGCAGAGGGCACCGCCCGGGTGCACCGAGACGACTTCCCGGACACGGTCGTCGAGGCGTTCGCCGCCAAGTACGACGGGTGGGACATCGGCAGGCAGGGCACCCCGGACGGCGATCGAGTGCTGCTGGAGATCCCCGTCCGGCGGTGGCTGCTCGCCGGCACGGCGCAGTAG
- a CDS encoding oxidoreductase, producing MTSDTTHTMFGAHRTTGDVLAGIDLTGKTAVVTGGYSGVGLATTLALTRAGARVVVPARRPEVARQALADVAGVEVGPLDLADLASVRAFSERFLHSHSALDTLIASAGIMACPETRVGPGWEAQFATNHLGHYALVNLLWPALTASGSARVVSVASGRDAAWHIRWDDVQFEQGYDKWEAYTQSKLANILFARHLDLLGRPHGVHAFSVNPGWILTPLQRHLPVEEMVAAGWIDADGTPTPGLFKTADQGAATQVWAATSPQLDGRGGDYCVDCRVVDGDPADNTAAARLWALSADLTGVDLDE from the coding sequence ATGACCAGCGACACGACCCACACCATGTTCGGCGCTCACCGCACGACCGGAGACGTCCTCGCCGGAATCGACCTCACCGGGAAGACCGCTGTCGTCACGGGCGGCTACTCCGGCGTCGGTCTCGCCACGACCCTCGCGCTCACCCGGGCCGGGGCCCGGGTCGTCGTGCCGGCCCGCAGGCCGGAGGTGGCGCGGCAGGCGCTCGCCGACGTCGCCGGGGTCGAGGTCGGCCCGCTCGACCTCGCCGACCTCGCCTCGGTCCGCGCGTTCTCCGAACGCTTCCTGCACAGCCATTCCGCCCTCGACACCCTGATCGCCAGTGCCGGGATCATGGCCTGCCCCGAGACGCGGGTGGGACCCGGCTGGGAGGCGCAGTTCGCGACCAACCACCTCGGCCACTACGCGCTGGTGAACCTGCTGTGGCCCGCGCTCACCGCGTCCGGCTCGGCTCGCGTCGTCTCGGTCGCCTCCGGGCGCGACGCCGCGTGGCACATCCGGTGGGACGACGTGCAGTTCGAGCAGGGCTACGACAAGTGGGAGGCGTACACCCAGTCCAAGCTCGCGAACATCCTGTTCGCCCGCCACCTCGACCTGCTCGGCCGACCGCACGGCGTCCACGCCTTCTCCGTCAACCCCGGCTGGATCCTCACCCCCCTGCAACGACACCTTCCGGTCGAGGAGATGGTCGCCGCCGGCTGGATCGACGCGGACGGGACCCCGACGCCGGGTCTGTTCAAGACCGCCGACCAGGGTGCGGCGACCCAGGTCTGGGCCGCCACGTCACCGCAGCTCGACGGGCGCGGCGGCGACTACTGCGTGGACTGCCGGGTCGTCGACGGCGATCCCGCCGACAACACTGCGGCAGCCCGACTCTGGGCGCTGTCGGCCGACCTCACGGGCGTCGACCTCGACGAGTGA
- a CDS encoding MerR family transcriptional regulator — protein sequence MAGDGLSIGQVAQRTGLSVHTLRLYERAGLLAGEVRRDASGRRVYSEWDVEWLTNCVKFRTSGMPHATISRLAQLVREGTGNEAERLDLLREHQRHVTEQLARLRDCLDLIDRKVDSYERHLTAGASGDPWQRLRPAPASPDAEPAQRVGGA from the coding sequence ATGGCGGGCGACGGGTTGAGCATCGGGCAGGTCGCGCAGCGCACCGGGTTGAGCGTGCACACCCTTCGGCTCTACGAGCGTGCGGGCCTGCTGGCCGGCGAGGTGCGGCGTGACGCGTCCGGCAGGCGCGTCTACAGCGAGTGGGACGTCGAGTGGCTGACCAACTGCGTGAAGTTCCGGACCTCCGGGATGCCACACGCGACGATCAGCCGCCTGGCCCAACTGGTCCGCGAGGGCACCGGCAACGAGGCCGAGCGACTCGATCTGCTGCGCGAGCACCAGCGCCACGTCACCGAGCAGCTCGCACGGCTGCGCGACTGCCTCGACCTCATCGACCGCAAGGTGGACAGCTACGAGCGACACCTGACGGCCGGGGCCTCCGGTGACCCCTGGCAGCGGCTCCGGCCCGCACCGGCCTCACCCGATGCCGAGCCGGCCCAGCGGGTCGGCGGCGCCTAG
- a CDS encoding ABATE domain-containing protein, producing METLGGVTRMRLVGGSLALEFVNTRTGPPDGSPDDDVLTGYHDLIAWGAYASALSAPEVTALRRLAHDDPGASEAAFTRSLRIRDDLDEVFRAVAADRSPSVSVLARLRDDEAEALGHARLERGRTFSWSWRDDQTLARPLWPVVHSAVQLLTTGTLGRIKGCAGCRFLFVDESKNRSRRWCSMDDCGTSEKIRRYVAARRTRATG from the coding sequence ATGGAAACACTCGGAGGCGTGACGCGGATGCGCCTGGTGGGCGGCAGTCTCGCCCTGGAGTTCGTCAACACCCGCACCGGTCCGCCCGACGGGTCCCCGGACGACGACGTGCTGACCGGCTACCACGACCTGATCGCCTGGGGCGCGTACGCGAGTGCGCTCAGCGCACCGGAGGTGACGGCGTTGCGCCGGCTCGCCCACGACGACCCGGGCGCTTCCGAGGCCGCCTTCACTCGATCGCTGCGCATCCGCGACGATCTCGACGAGGTGTTCCGGGCGGTCGCCGCCGACCGCAGTCCGAGCGTGTCCGTGCTGGCCCGGCTGCGAGACGACGAAGCAGAGGCGCTCGGTCACGCACGGCTCGAGCGAGGGCGCACGTTCAGTTGGTCCTGGCGGGACGACCAGACGCTCGCCCGTCCACTGTGGCCGGTGGTGCACTCCGCGGTCCAGCTCCTCACCACCGGCACATTGGGCCGGATCAAGGGATGCGCCGGCTGCCGCTTCCTCTTCGTCGACGAGAGCAAGAACCGCAGTCGCCGCTGGTGCAGCATGGACGACTGCGGGACGTCCGAGAAGATCCGCCGGTACGTCGCCGCGCGGCGCACCCGCGCGACGGGTTGA